The genomic interval CGAGTGAGATATTTGCGGTGGTCACGTGAGATTCGAATCACGATGTGCTAGCTGCGGCTACTGCTCTCGTGCTATCTCTCgatctctcgctctcgctctctcgTGTGGGGTTTCGAGATGCATCTGTATATGGTTTGGAGTTCTCGTCTTTTGCGAGAAACGGAATTTGGAATTATGCGATTGCTTTTGGAAATTGGTGCCCTTCGGAAGCTCTATGTGTATGCTTGATTTGAAgcattaaataaaaaaaagggcataTGCTTGTTTTTATGTATTGGACAATAATACCTGCCCACATGAATTCCTGTCACTCACACCAAACTACAATATTTGATTACCCGTTATTGTCGGTATGCAATGGTCATGCacctgttttttcctttttacaaaatttatttccaatttttccttattttttccACCATTTTCTAATATTTCCCACATTTTCCTATTTTTTTCCCGGATTTTTAAacacttttaaaatttattctcactttttctgatttttaccttttttaaatattatttttcattttttctgatttttaacgcttttcctaaattatttttcacttttctgattttttaaaCCTATTATTGTACATAAGGGCAAAACCGTCTTTACACAGCCCCTAACAACCCCTAACACCTCTATTAtgtctccatccatccaaaatggcACACGGGTCAACGAAAGTTGGGCTCATGGCATATATGTAactctaaactttttttttggcatacaGGTAACCAACAACTTTATTAATGGCATAGGGTAAAAGACTCCAAATTTGAAGGCGCAGACAGTAGGGTTTTTGGTAATAGAAGGGGGtgttttgtgattttgtgaaagGTTGAGGGGGTAAAGCAGAGAGTTTTCCCCGAACagtcggaaaaaaaaaagggaaattcgAAGTCCGCAGCCGGAggcccccacggcggcggcgctatgGCGatctctccgcctccgccgagcCCTAGCTCCGGCGACCCGATCGAGGCCGCGAgacacgccgccgcggccgccctgGCAGTGCCCGCACGCCTATGgggctccctcctcgcccgcctCCCTTCGCTCTCggaccgccgcccccgccgccgccgacgccctgcTCTTCCGCTCCCCTTCCGCACAGCCGCCGCCCATTCCGCCCGGTGAGAAACCACTGCTTGGATTTTAGTGTGCCTCCTGTGCTTCTTATGCTTGTGCTGCAAGCTCTCGCTTGCTAGTGTTATGCTAGTGCATTCGTGGACTGGACAGACCGAGTAAATTTGGGCAAATTTTGGGGTTTTAGGTTGGTAGCTGGTGGTATGTGAGGAATTCGTACAATGCGTTTGGAATTAGTGACTAGGTGCAATATAGGCAAAATCTACCGATTACAAATGCGAATATCTGATAGGAATGTTGTGTAAGCGTGTGGCTAATGCCTAATGTTCTGGTATTTTCTTTGCGTCGTCGATGACCGTGATGACTGATGACACATAATTGCATgaagtttgttttttaaatCATTTGTTACTTTCAGGGCTACCGGTGAGACGCCCAAAGCTTTTGGCATCCTAGAAGATATTGTACAACACACGCTGTGTAGTTTGCATGGTATTCAGAAAAGCTTACTCTTTTGGCAGTCCAAAGCTGAGGTCTCAAGTTAATTCataaatcttttattttttttacgctgcaattaattaaaagaaTGCATCTTATACTTCATGCTATTTACCTATTTTTGGTTCTGTTATATTTATTCAGGGAACAAATTCACAGAAAATGTATTTTATGATCTTTGAAAGGGGACCAAGGGCCTTTGTTAAAGCAACATATCAGACATTGACTAGATTAAGGAGCAATGAGAGTCCAACCCAGTACATTTTGCACTCTGCATCTGATATGGTCTCAACAAAACTTGCTGTCCTGACAAACATGCAACACTGCTTGGCTGCTTTTCTTGCTGAGGTTTGTTTAGTCAGATGTTTATCATTACAAATGCTTATGTCTAGTAGAATAAAACTCGTGTCAGCAGTTCTTTCAAAGCTAACTTTGTAGTTGCTCGCTTCCAAAAATTGCTGTACTACTCTAGTCAGATCATTCAAACCCAATTTTCTAACTCTTTGATAACATTGTTTGTTTTACATGACACAGTTCCACATTTATAAATCCAAATCTTACCTTGCCTGTTCTATAGGTTTATTGCGAAGTTGACAAATTCAAAGAAGGATTAACTGAAAATTCAGATAAATCGCTTCACACACTGTTTGCTGTTTTGAATACTGTCTTCTCCAAATTGGAGGTATCACTCCAAAATGTTTGTGAGGTATGCATTGTTTGCTTTTCTTGCATTTGGATGTTATATGTATAATATACTTTTGTGTTTGGCATtatgtaatatattttcttcAGGGGCATACTCTACTGTTCGCACTCGATGGAAGCCCATCTGAACTTCTCTTTGAAAGATTACCAGAAATTGATTATGATAACTCAGAGTGGACAGAGGCCTCCTCAACAGATGCTATATGTTTGATCTACCAAAACCTCCAGAAGCTAGATAACCTTGTTTGCTCTCAGGTAAGCAACTTTCTCTTTCAACAACAGCAACTTGTCTCGCATTTGCTACTTCTATTAATGTTACCTGAGTTGTAGATGGGGTATGGTTGGATCAATGTTATACTATTGGAGGTTCTATGATTGGGCCTGTTCGGCTGCCTGTTCTGCAGTTGTGGCACAGCCGGCACCAACAGTGCCACATGCACacgcgcagccgcagccgccgctgccagcTTGCTGAACAGGCCCACTACCTGTTTGTGCTTGCTGTATAAAATGTTTATATAGctatatgcatatgcattgtTTCAGACTATAAATGAGTGGTATTGTCATACCTATAGTTCTGAACAGGCGCCCCATTAGCATGCATATAATGGAGCAACATGCTGATTATCAAAACCATGAGATTTGAGATGTGAGAATTAATCATGTGGATGAACTAGTGAAAATGTGTTCAATGCCAAACTTGTATCTCAATACAGAGTAAATGTGTAAATGTATAGCATTCTCCAggtagtattttattttttgtgatttctccatttatcatatttttacttttataaaCTATGTAAGTTGCAGTTATGTAGAAATAAATGGGTTTGTTCACTGTACAACAATAAATCTTACATTTCTTATCAGATGATTATATGTTGCTTAATTGCCTGAAGCAAATATTTTCTGCAATTATAGCTCTCAAGGCACAAAAAACCAAGACATATGACCATATACTGGTTGCCCTACACATGTGGAGCGTTGGGTCTCTCGGCATGTTCTCTGTGGCTTTTGCGACACAGTAGCTTGATGGGAAGTTCTGACATCGACAACTGGGTTCAAAGTGCCGAAGAGTCAATAGCTGGATTTTGGGATGTGCATGTTGAGAAACCTGTAGGATACTTTCTATTTATGTCCTTCTATTATTTATCTTATGCATTTTTAAATGATGCTAGTG from Oryza glaberrima chromosome 3, OglaRS2, whole genome shotgun sequence carries:
- the LOC127766578 gene encoding protein DGS1, mitochondrial-like is translated as MAISPPPPSPSSGDPIEAARHAAAAALAVPARLWGSLLARLPSLSDRRPRRRRRPALPLPFRTAAAHSARATGETPKAFGILEDIVQHTLCSLHGIQKSLLFWQSKAEGTNSQKMYFMIFERGPRAFVKATYQTLTRLRSNESPTQYILHSASDMVSTKLAVLTNMQHCLAAFLAEVYCEVDKFKEGLTENSDKSLHTLFAVLNTVFSKLEVSLQNVCEGHTLLFALDGSPSELLFERLPEIDYDNSEWTEASSTDAICLIYQNLQKLDNLVCSQLSRHKKPRHMTIYWLPYTCGALGLSACSLWLLRHSSLMGSSDIDNWVQSAEESIAGFWDVHVEKPIISIRGELFETFKNRGKHVMDTQEVQLNEEVLRRMMLEFCQQTSNEKLPQDISDQALMENFMERYEKEWTHPVKNLFGGELAYAMLIQLQKRTVDIKQAMLELDQILKGNAINFAILAALPAFGVSLLLLTVVQAWIMNDQGAEGRGRIARRQRRLLLLDAERKLMEFKNCMINGMEEEACCKFGLTLYNLDRLYRAVESHAEETGEWSRLREDILDLAKPKMSMTDKLVVLSRLKGTYDCFP